A window of Corallococcus macrosporus DSM 14697 contains these coding sequences:
- the tmk gene encoding dTMP kinase, with protein sequence MSAARKKGKGAAPRAPGRFVVLEGLDGAGTTTQVERLAAALRAEGHSVLTTREPSDGPVGTMIRQALTGRLGLPHGAGPLAPETLALLFAADRTDHLTARVLPALAAGQIVLCDRYVLSSLAYQGASLPMEWVEAVNACAVSPDLTLFVGVAPEVAARRRKARGGAAELFEADEAQRRIAKQYVAAIRLREKHERIVHIDGEQGIEAVTAASLVEIRKLLARRR encoded by the coding sequence GTGAGCGCCGCGCGGAAGAAGGGGAAGGGCGCCGCGCCGCGTGCCCCGGGGCGGTTCGTCGTCCTGGAGGGGCTGGATGGCGCCGGCACCACCACGCAGGTGGAGCGGCTGGCCGCGGCCCTGCGCGCGGAGGGGCACTCGGTGCTGACCACGCGGGAGCCGTCTGACGGCCCCGTGGGGACGATGATTCGCCAGGCGCTCACGGGCCGGCTGGGGCTGCCCCATGGCGCGGGGCCCCTGGCTCCGGAGACGCTGGCGTTGCTGTTCGCCGCGGACCGGACGGACCACCTGACGGCCCGGGTGCTCCCGGCGCTGGCGGCGGGGCAGATTGTCCTGTGTGACCGGTACGTCCTGTCGTCCCTGGCGTATCAGGGCGCGTCGCTGCCCATGGAGTGGGTGGAGGCGGTGAATGCGTGCGCGGTGTCTCCGGACCTGACGCTGTTCGTCGGCGTGGCGCCGGAGGTGGCGGCACGGCGCCGCAAGGCGCGCGGCGGGGCGGCGGAGCTGTTCGAGGCGGATGAGGCGCAGCGGCGGATTGCGAAGCAATACGTGGCCGCCATTCGTCTCCGGGAGAAGCACGAGCGGATTGTTCACATCGACGGCGAGCAGGGCATCGAGGCTGTGACGGCCGCGTCGCTGGTGGAGATCCGCAAGCTGTTGGCGCGCAGGCGCTGA
- a CDS encoding DUF417 family protein, which translates to MPRIESLLRLAARADRIGMNVLRAGLIVVLVWIGALKVAEYEADGIVPFVANSPVMSFVYTYDAPDYRQHLNAEGALVPANRAWHEANGTYGFSYLLGGVIVLFGLLIAAHWWRPVLGAMGSFLVIGMSVVTLSFLVTTPESWVPALGDAHHGFPWLSGRGRLVVKDAIMLGAAMVTMADSARSWLAQREPRPAESFPRAAA; encoded by the coding sequence TTGCCCCGTATCGAATCGCTCCTCCGCCTCGCAGCTCGTGCCGACCGCATCGGGATGAACGTGCTTCGCGCCGGGCTGATCGTCGTCCTTGTCTGGATCGGCGCGCTCAAGGTCGCCGAATACGAAGCCGACGGCATCGTCCCGTTCGTAGCCAACAGCCCGGTGATGAGCTTCGTCTATACATACGACGCGCCCGACTACCGGCAGCATCTGAATGCCGAAGGCGCGCTCGTTCCCGCCAACCGCGCGTGGCACGAGGCGAACGGTACCTATGGGTTCTCCTACCTGCTCGGCGGCGTGATCGTGCTCTTCGGCCTGCTCATCGCCGCCCATTGGTGGCGTCCGGTGCTCGGCGCGATGGGCAGCTTCCTCGTGATCGGTATGTCGGTGGTGACGCTCTCTTTTCTCGTCACCACCCCTGAGAGCTGGGTGCCGGCGCTCGGCGATGCCCACCACGGCTTTCCGTGGCTGAGCGGCCGAGGCCGGTTGGTGGTGAAGGATGCCATCATGCTTGGCGCCGCCATGGTCACCATGGCCGATTCCGCGCGGAGCTGGCTGGCGCAGCGCGAGCCGCGGCCCGCCGAGTCGTTCCCTCGCGCCGCGGCCTGA
- a CDS encoding RNA polymerase sigma factor, which produces MERNDEKGFFSWVTRLVRDHRGALAAVARKEGLLADDALDAVQDAFATFLRLPHARKLAYEEDDSRNLLAILVRNHARNRRRRHELARPHSSDSEVVELLASEQESVDALIEHAEAHVLAFQCVEKLAVVQRQVVTLRLLEDLPGVRVADLLGTTPGHVAVILHRAKRELRECMAE; this is translated from the coding sequence ATGGAGCGCAACGACGAGAAGGGGTTCTTCTCCTGGGTCACCCGCCTGGTGCGCGACCATCGCGGCGCGCTCGCGGCGGTGGCTCGAAAAGAGGGCTTGCTCGCCGACGATGCGCTCGACGCCGTCCAGGACGCCTTCGCGACCTTCCTGCGCCTACCCCACGCGCGGAAGCTCGCGTACGAGGAGGACGACAGCCGCAACCTCCTCGCCATCCTCGTGCGGAACCACGCGCGGAACAGGCGGCGGCGCCACGAACTCGCGCGCCCCCATTCCAGTGACAGCGAGGTGGTAGAGCTCCTGGCCTCCGAGCAAGAGAGCGTCGACGCGCTCATCGAACATGCCGAGGCGCATGTGCTCGCCTTCCAATGCGTGGAGAAGCTCGCCGTGGTGCAGCGCCAGGTGGTGACGCTGCGCCTGCTCGAGGATCTGCCGGGAGTCCGCGTGGCCGATCTCCTCGGCACCACACCTGGCCACGTCGCCGTGATCCTGCACCGCGCGAAGCGTGAGCTCCGCGAGTGCATGGCGGAGTAG
- a CDS encoding SulP family inorganic anion transporter, protein MSTVSSPAATSGRTPFFDLSRLKEEWFSNIRGDLMAGAVVALALIPEAIAFSIIAGVDPKVGLYASFIIAVMTAVFGGRPGMISAATGAMALVMVTLVKNHGIEYLFAATILTGVLQLAFRLLRLSRYMKFVPRAVMTGFVNALAILIFLAQLPQFVGANWQMYAMVAGGLAIIYGLPRLTKAVPSPLVAIIVMTAVSLFSGASVRTVGDMGALPTALPFFHVPQVPFTLDTLRIIFPYALTLTFVGLLESLLTAAVVDDLTDSPSCKHSEAAGQGLANITAGFFGAMAGCAMIGQSVINVRSGGRGRLSSFTAGVLLLFLILVLGDWVARIPMGVLVAVMFMVSIGTFDWKSLGAMRRMPKSDSIVMVATVFTVVLTHDLAKGVAVGVVLSALLFARTVAKLVSVESSLSLDSQKRHYRVSGEIFFVSVEDFVRAFDFKEPVNAVAIDLTNSHIWDASAVAAVDRVVLKFRDRGVGVTLVGLNEASATLLGRIGIHDKPGASLSSGH, encoded by the coding sequence ATGAGCACTGTATCGTCTCCCGCGGCCACGAGTGGTCGCACGCCCTTCTTCGACCTCTCCCGGTTGAAAGAAGAATGGTTCTCCAACATTCGCGGCGACCTGATGGCGGGGGCCGTGGTGGCGCTCGCGCTCATCCCTGAAGCCATCGCATTCTCAATCATCGCGGGCGTGGACCCGAAGGTGGGCCTCTATGCCTCCTTCATCATCGCGGTGATGACGGCCGTCTTCGGAGGCCGTCCCGGAATGATCTCCGCCGCCACCGGGGCCATGGCGCTGGTGATGGTCACGCTCGTCAAGAACCACGGCATTGAGTACCTCTTCGCGGCCACCATCCTCACGGGCGTGCTTCAGCTCGCCTTTCGACTGCTGCGCCTCAGCCGCTACATGAAGTTCGTCCCTCGCGCGGTGATGACCGGCTTCGTGAACGCGCTCGCCATCCTCATCTTCCTGGCCCAACTGCCCCAGTTCGTGGGCGCGAACTGGCAGATGTACGCGATGGTCGCCGGGGGGCTCGCCATCATCTACGGGCTGCCGCGACTCACGAAGGCCGTGCCGTCTCCGCTGGTTGCAATCATCGTCATGACCGCCGTCTCGCTCTTCAGCGGAGCCTCCGTGCGCACCGTGGGGGACATGGGCGCGCTGCCCACCGCGCTGCCCTTCTTCCACGTTCCCCAGGTGCCCTTCACCCTCGACACCCTGCGCATCATCTTCCCCTATGCGCTCACCCTCACCTTCGTGGGACTGCTCGAATCGCTGCTCACCGCTGCCGTGGTGGATGACTTGACGGATTCACCCAGTTGCAAGCACAGCGAAGCCGCAGGTCAGGGGCTCGCGAACATCACGGCGGGCTTCTTCGGTGCGATGGCAGGCTGCGCGATGATTGGCCAGTCCGTCATCAACGTGCGCTCGGGTGGCCGCGGCCGGCTCTCTTCGTTCACGGCAGGCGTCCTTCTCCTCTTCCTCATCCTGGTGCTGGGGGATTGGGTGGCGCGCATCCCCATGGGGGTCCTCGTCGCGGTGATGTTCATGGTCTCCATCGGGACCTTCGACTGGAAGTCGCTCGGGGCCATGCGCCGCATGCCGAAGAGCGACTCCATCGTGATGGTGGCGACGGTGTTCACCGTCGTGCTCACGCATGACCTGGCGAAGGGCGTCGCGGTGGGCGTGGTGCTGAGCGCGCTGCTGTTCGCACGTACTGTCGCCAAGCTCGTGAGCGTGGAGAGTTCGCTCAGCCTCGACAGCCAGAAGCGGCACTACCGCGTTTCGGGGGAGATCTTCTTCGTCTCCGTGGAGGACTTCGTCCGCGCCTTCGATTTCAAGGAGCCGGTCAACGCCGTGGCGATTGACCTCACGAACTCTCACATCTGGGATGCCTCCGCCGTCGCGGCGGTGGATCGGGTGGTGCTCAAGTTCCGGGACAGAGGCGTAGGCGTGACGCTCGTCGGCCTCAACGAGGCAAGCGCCACGCTCCTCGGGCGCATCGGCATTCACGACAAGCCCGGGGCGTCGCTCAGCAGCGGCCACTAG
- a CDS encoding rhodanese-like domain-containing protein has translation MKAVLVVSALFLGLFLSSCAHNRSAGAEAHRRVEAGATLVDVRTPEEFAAGHLPGAVNLPVEDLPRRFPELGSPEKPLVIYCRSGARSSRAERLLKERGFQDVFNLGPMSAWP, from the coding sequence ATGAAGGCCGTTCTCGTCGTCTCCGCCTTGTTTCTCGGTCTGTTCCTCAGTTCGTGTGCGCACAACCGCTCCGCCGGGGCGGAGGCCCACCGCCGGGTCGAGGCCGGCGCCACGCTGGTGGACGTCCGTACTCCGGAAGAGTTCGCCGCCGGGCATCTCCCAGGCGCGGTGAACCTCCCGGTCGAGGACCTGCCTCGTCGGTTCCCTGAACTCGGGTCGCCGGAGAAGCCCCTCGTCATCTACTGCCGCAGTGGCGCGCGCAGCAGCCGGGCCGAGCGCCTCCTGAAGGAGCGTGGCTTCCAGGACGTCTTCAACCTTGGCCCCATGTCTGCGTGGCCGTGA